In Archangium violaceum, the following are encoded in one genomic region:
- a CDS encoding type VI secretion protein IcmF/TssM N-terminal domain-containing protein, which yields MGSQLLNMVLELSQASVDPTKALTAGTQSLNTGAQSVNTSATTLKKIWAMVSPYLFWLMVILAVALVVYGGVKLVQWWRRRRSPAQVDSGPPPMASGRLLQVRRTFLSGLPFANRAAVVDLPNVVVLGPAGSGKTQLIGLDVDWQRQARQFLPSYTADSLLQMYLGPDCVVQEVSAPLLEDDSLGARGALRQLWRKSFSHRQKGLAVIVLDIRWLSDTPPDEQRRMAQLLRGKLNLMSEARGAPMETRLCLTHMDGLEGFEDFARLLKQHGVPLSFDIPKQGEEGRLASLLEGQEQYLALGLTALPVDAFERLEHFYSQGGRSFSALGRFVSALLEGDTLSYKPRLTQVYLSSLTPEARASGALSMLAGEGNNQSLRQHYLRTHQQRAAVIAAVCCLPVLAAYAHFYMLLDEAQDQVQRFEDTVTEQREQGLEGRGEVVEEQVNQAADALLNLKRAERWWPPLSSSFPDEMLDLRQRLAQGIRESHLRPALEHCRKQPEDCRPEQEVYLLATLHASNRDALGTFVSSTIQPHHWRRWRDREASAAGTEPAAGAENRTWISALELREPLVATYVLASDEPWERNPPCRRGAVQVAGTAADDWSCWPYENRLTVESQLKPWVDHFLFLRQTLEAGPKGLALLDMRREERERLKAQLADLDVYASLPTVLSLIDASSVQVNTRHFLGIETTVQVLEWLRANRDTLAAVLNMEEEAYAGFLAVEKMTPSELLTRDGLWLTGNNKGPYRIELLQQSFEFRPATLSRDLLQSLLDSYEKSGRLTVGPQTATREGELVDSRTPFDAELKPLVDDFTQRLKNAQLPTEEAARREEFIQKRVAVFSRGYREGLFRRIADYRFRAARINLLDELSRLTQPSSDQVDMLRKVATQANLDPLEGPYYEPLRNAVAPFRPIVQLMTADKSGYYAALAPYHALVAQMHDELDAVSNKANKDKDGKEKDGKDKAAEASAKDKKAADEEEDAQAQGDGGPAELADMLTPLERVALTMLLEEEGSYLRKAQEWLDQQGITGNLREPFLAPFLAVQRLGKQELENTLSRQWEEASGRMLRPMLERYPFNPDSKEDVDPGELEVLRRKDGAFWHFVDQTFSRVCVERGTQWSLRGPLREKLTLPDEMLVTLSRLARLSKLLWDDEGRPRPLMLKVQPQPLPAPPMPGVFVTMSSLKCGKTAAYGFNQSPTWQEFSLNWWDQQVSSIVLELRSPARDVPQYLSLPWNRSAWSCFRLFEEAAVTTDQRRQWSLALQGNGVGKKGLDISFGLKGDPWVPFREVPR from the coding sequence GTGGGTTCGCAGTTGCTGAACATGGTCTTGGAGTTGTCGCAGGCGTCGGTCGATCCGACGAAGGCGCTGACCGCGGGGACGCAGTCCCTCAACACGGGCGCCCAGTCGGTCAACACGAGTGCCACGACGCTCAAGAAGATCTGGGCGATGGTGAGCCCCTATCTGTTCTGGCTGATGGTCATCCTCGCCGTGGCGCTCGTCGTCTACGGCGGGGTGAAGCTGGTGCAGTGGTGGCGCCGCCGCCGCTCTCCGGCCCAGGTGGACAGCGGTCCTCCGCCCATGGCCTCCGGCCGGCTGCTGCAGGTGCGCCGGACCTTCCTCTCCGGGTTGCCCTTCGCCAACCGCGCCGCGGTGGTGGATCTGCCCAACGTGGTGGTCCTGGGGCCCGCGGGCAGCGGCAAGACGCAGCTCATCGGATTGGACGTGGACTGGCAGCGCCAGGCCCGCCAGTTCCTCCCCAGCTACACGGCGGACTCGCTGCTCCAGATGTACCTGGGGCCCGACTGCGTGGTGCAGGAGGTGTCGGCCCCCCTGCTGGAGGATGATTCGCTCGGCGCCCGCGGCGCCCTGCGCCAGCTGTGGCGCAAGAGCTTCAGCCACCGGCAGAAGGGACTGGCCGTCATCGTCCTGGACATCCGCTGGCTCTCCGACACCCCGCCCGATGAGCAGCGGCGCATGGCCCAGTTGCTGCGCGGCAAGCTCAACCTCATGTCCGAGGCTCGCGGGGCTCCGATGGAGACCCGCCTGTGCCTGACGCACATGGACGGGCTGGAGGGCTTCGAGGACTTCGCCCGGTTGCTCAAGCAACACGGCGTGCCGCTCTCCTTCGACATCCCCAAGCAGGGCGAGGAGGGTCGTCTGGCCTCGCTGCTCGAAGGGCAGGAGCAGTACCTGGCCCTGGGCCTCACCGCGCTCCCGGTGGACGCCTTCGAGCGCCTGGAGCACTTCTATTCGCAGGGTGGGCGCTCGTTCTCGGCGCTCGGCCGTTTCGTCTCCGCGCTGTTGGAGGGCGACACCCTCTCCTACAAGCCCCGGCTCACCCAGGTGTACCTCTCCTCCCTCACGCCCGAGGCGCGCGCCAGTGGTGCGCTCTCCATGCTGGCCGGGGAGGGCAACAATCAGTCGCTGCGCCAGCACTACCTGCGCACCCACCAGCAGCGCGCCGCGGTGATCGCCGCGGTGTGCTGTCTGCCCGTGCTGGCCGCCTACGCCCACTTCTACATGTTGCTCGACGAAGCGCAGGATCAGGTGCAGCGCTTCGAGGACACCGTCACGGAGCAGCGGGAGCAGGGGTTGGAGGGGAGGGGAGAGGTCGTCGAGGAGCAGGTGAACCAGGCGGCGGATGCGCTCCTGAACCTCAAGCGGGCCGAGCGCTGGTGGCCGCCCCTGAGCTCCAGCTTCCCCGACGAGATGTTGGATCTGCGCCAGCGCCTGGCCCAGGGCATCCGGGAGAGCCATCTCCGGCCCGCTCTCGAGCACTGCCGCAAGCAGCCCGAGGACTGCCGCCCCGAGCAGGAGGTCTACCTGCTGGCCACCCTCCATGCCTCGAACCGGGACGCCCTCGGCACCTTCGTGAGCTCCACCATCCAGCCCCATCACTGGCGGCGGTGGCGCGACAGGGAGGCCAGCGCGGCCGGCACGGAGCCCGCCGCCGGAGCCGAGAACCGCACCTGGATCTCCGCCCTCGAGCTGCGCGAGCCGCTGGTCGCCACCTACGTCCTCGCCAGTGACGAGCCGTGGGAGCGCAATCCACCCTGCCGCCGGGGCGCCGTGCAGGTCGCCGGGACCGCCGCGGACGACTGGTCCTGCTGGCCCTACGAGAATCGGCTGACGGTCGAGAGCCAGCTCAAGCCCTGGGTGGATCATTTCCTGTTCCTCCGGCAGACCCTGGAGGCGGGGCCGAAGGGGCTGGCCCTGCTCGACATGCGTCGCGAGGAGCGCGAGCGGCTGAAGGCGCAGCTGGCCGACCTCGACGTCTACGCCTCGCTGCCCACCGTGCTCAGCCTGATCGACGCCTCCTCGGTGCAGGTCAACACGCGCCACTTCCTGGGCATCGAGACCACCGTCCAGGTGCTCGAGTGGTTGAGGGCGAACCGGGACACGCTCGCCGCCGTGCTGAACATGGAGGAGGAGGCCTACGCGGGCTTCCTGGCGGTGGAGAAGATGACCCCGTCCGAGCTCCTCACCCGGGATGGTCTCTGGCTGACGGGCAACAACAAGGGCCCGTACCGCATCGAGCTGTTGCAGCAGTCCTTCGAGTTCCGCCCGGCCACCCTGTCGCGCGACCTGCTGCAGTCGCTGCTCGACTCCTACGAGAAGAGCGGCAGGTTGACCGTCGGTCCGCAGACCGCCACCCGCGAGGGCGAGCTGGTGGACAGCCGCACCCCCTTCGACGCCGAGCTCAAGCCGCTGGTGGACGACTTCACCCAGCGGCTCAAGAACGCCCAGCTTCCCACCGAGGAGGCCGCCAGGCGCGAGGAGTTCATCCAGAAGCGCGTGGCCGTGTTCTCCCGTGGCTACCGCGAGGGCCTCTTCCGCAGGATCGCCGATTACAGATTCCGGGCGGCCCGCATCAACCTGCTCGACGAGCTGTCCCGGCTCACCCAGCCCTCCTCGGACCAGGTCGACATGCTGCGCAAGGTGGCCACCCAGGCCAACCTCGACCCCCTGGAGGGGCCCTACTACGAGCCGCTGCGCAACGCCGTGGCGCCCTTCCGGCCCATCGTCCAGCTCATGACGGCGGACAAGAGCGGCTATTATGCCGCGCTCGCTCCGTACCACGCGCTCGTGGCGCAGATGCACGACGAGCTGGATGCCGTGTCCAACAAGGCCAACAAGGACAAGGACGGCAAGGAGAAGGACGGGAAGGACAAGGCGGCGGAGGCTTCGGCCAAGGACAAGAAGGCCGCGGACGAGGAGGAGGACGCGCAAGCCCAGGGTGATGGTGGCCCCGCCGAGCTCGCGGACATGCTCACGCCGCTGGAGCGGGTTGCCCTGACCATGCTGCTCGAGGAGGAGGGGTCCTACCTCCGCAAGGCGCAGGAGTGGCTGGATCAGCAGGGCATCACCGGCAATCTGCGGGAGCCCTTCCTCGCGCCCTTCCTCGCCGTGCAGCGCCTGGGCAAGCAGGAGCTGGAGAACACCCTGTCGCGGCAGTGGGAAGAGGCCTCGGGGCGCATGCTGCGGCCCATGCTGGAGCGCTACCCCTTCAACCCCGACTCCAAGGAGGACGTGGATCCGGGCGAGCTGGAGGTGCTCCGTCGCAAGGACGGCGCCTTCTGGCACTTCGTGGACCAGACGTTCTCCCGCGTGTGCGTGGAGCGGGGCACCCAGTGGTCCCTGCGCGGTCCCCTGCGCGAGAAGCTGACGCTGCCGGACGAGATGCTGGTCACCCTCAGCCGGCTGGCTCGGCTGTCGAAGCTGCTGTGGGACGATGAGGGCCGGCCTCGCCCGCTGATGCTGAAGGTCCAGCCCCAGCCGCTGCCCGCGCCTCCCATGCCGGGCGTCTTCGTCACCATGTCTTCCCTCAAGTGCGGAAAGACGGCCGCGTATGGCTTCAACCAGAGCCCCACCTGGCAGGAGTTCTCCTTGAACTGGTGGGATCAGCAGGTGTCCTCCATCGTGCTGGAGCTGCGCTCGCCCGCTCGTGACGTTCCCCAGTACCTGTCGTTGCCGTGGAACCGCTCGGCCTGGAGCTGCTTCCGCCTCTTCGAGGAGGCCGCCGTCACCACCGATCAGCGCCGGCAGTGGAGCCTCGCCCTCCAGGGCAACGGCGTGGGCAAGAAGGGATTGGACATCAGCTTCGGCCTCAAGGGAGATCCCTGGGTTCCCTTCCGCGAGGTGCCGCGATGA
- a CDS encoding DotU family type IV/VI secretion system protein, whose product MKLEHWQSILRAHRQVRSLLDQSLPPEPGEGGERTQVRVGLQGLALLQQQLLSEVNGLQRALGGAYREEEIDEALRPFVYLVDELVLRRLADLEQADWPLLQYKLYGIDSGGDRFYELIDEKLVQKGASPLVFEMLHFCLTAGFEGRYAGNTARLREYKERLAARIPKPEAVPVLPPAAAQAPLVHAFPVRYYAVSGFVVVAVPVLLWWLSR is encoded by the coding sequence ATGAAACTCGAGCATTGGCAGAGCATCCTCCGGGCCCACCGGCAGGTGCGCTCGCTGTTGGATCAGTCATTGCCCCCCGAGCCCGGCGAGGGCGGGGAGCGCACGCAGGTGCGGGTGGGCCTGCAAGGCCTGGCGCTGCTCCAGCAGCAGCTCCTGTCCGAGGTGAACGGTCTGCAACGCGCCCTGGGTGGCGCCTACCGCGAAGAGGAGATCGACGAGGCGCTGCGCCCCTTCGTCTACCTCGTGGATGAGCTGGTGCTGCGGCGGCTCGCGGACCTGGAGCAGGCGGACTGGCCGCTGCTGCAGTACAAGCTCTATGGCATCGACTCGGGCGGAGATCGCTTCTACGAGCTGATCGACGAGAAGCTGGTGCAGAAGGGCGCCTCGCCGCTCGTCTTCGAGATGCTGCACTTCTGTCTCACCGCCGGCTTCGAGGGCCGCTACGCGGGCAACACGGCCAGGCTGCGCGAGTACAAGGAGCGCCTGGCCGCTCGCATCCCCAAGCCCGAGGCGGTGCCCGTTCTCCCGCCTGCCGCCGCCCAGGCCCCGCTCGTCCACGCCTTCCCCGTGCGCTACTACGCGGTGTCTGGATTCGTGGTGGTGGCCGTACCGGTGCTACTGTGGTGGCTGTCGAGATGA
- a CDS encoding type VI secretion system baseplate subunit TssF has translation MSDSSERIYLDYLNELDALERFRQRFLTSHPTVPLDREDPHVRRLIESMAFFSMQTRLATQHNLRSTWLRLFSSFFDFLLQPLPAVGLVQALPAEKMTETLVLPRNTELRLSPSHGVPGTFRTRRHLRILPISMAGTEVVRLQDGRYRLILRFESSFPRRDPVGLFSLHVRHLDEYRPSLAVFHALRKHLTQVGVVYDAPASETSQGIPCEFSFGTPPRELDDAGAYEHPLQRVRSFFQMPEQGLFLHLSVPSHRKEWTRFSLCLDLDKSWTVGRSTHPDFLHPFVVPVENLKADPAQPIVSDGTRSEYPIRGMTAGRDLQLHSVTGVFVLGKTGRTPMRPAFLPGEGPSYELDESLDEEMRTRHSLLVRMPQAFVEPQKLLVEALWYQPQFVSEAVGRLNVSTPGRHVEGLGWQLVGRLESHRESSLRNDVAGLTRLLAWKVKSTLERNELAALLTYLGTPSEEPFRRVIPWMRELKATVAPDGALRGSGLLHVYELLLEPFDAGAEPLVTCFLEQVQQLLEAWNGEASVVLRPSIAGAGSFPLKVSS, from the coding sequence GTGAGCGATTCGTCGGAGCGGATCTACCTGGACTACCTCAACGAGCTGGATGCGCTCGAGCGCTTCCGGCAGCGTTTCCTGACGTCGCATCCCACCGTGCCGCTGGACCGGGAGGACCCGCATGTGCGGCGCCTCATCGAGTCCATGGCCTTCTTCTCGATGCAGACGCGTCTGGCCACGCAGCACAACCTGCGCTCCACCTGGCTGCGTCTGTTCTCCTCCTTCTTCGACTTCCTGCTGCAGCCGCTGCCCGCGGTGGGCCTGGTGCAGGCACTGCCCGCCGAGAAGATGACCGAGACGCTGGTGCTCCCCAGGAACACCGAGCTGCGGCTCTCGCCCAGCCACGGCGTGCCCGGTACCTTCCGCACCCGGCGCCACCTGCGCATCCTCCCCATCTCCATGGCGGGCACCGAGGTGGTGCGTCTGCAGGACGGCCGCTACCGGCTCATCCTCCGCTTCGAGTCCAGCTTCCCGCGCAGGGATCCGGTGGGCCTCTTCAGCCTGCACGTGCGCCACCTGGACGAGTACCGCCCCTCGCTGGCCGTCTTCCACGCGCTGCGCAAGCACCTCACGCAGGTGGGCGTGGTGTACGACGCCCCGGCCAGCGAGACCTCGCAGGGCATTCCGTGTGAGTTCTCCTTCGGCACTCCTCCCCGTGAGCTGGATGACGCCGGGGCCTACGAGCACCCGCTGCAGCGCGTGCGCTCCTTCTTCCAGATGCCCGAGCAGGGGCTCTTCCTCCACCTGTCGGTGCCCTCGCACCGCAAGGAGTGGACCCGCTTCAGCCTGTGCCTGGACCTGGACAAGTCCTGGACGGTGGGCCGCTCGACCCATCCGGATTTCCTCCACCCCTTCGTCGTGCCGGTGGAGAACCTCAAGGCCGATCCCGCACAGCCCATCGTCTCCGATGGCACCCGCTCCGAGTACCCCATCCGTGGCATGACCGCCGGGCGCGACCTGCAACTGCACTCGGTCACCGGGGTGTTCGTGCTGGGCAAGACGGGGCGCACCCCCATGCGCCCCGCCTTCCTCCCGGGTGAGGGGCCGAGCTACGAGCTGGACGAGTCGCTCGACGAGGAGATGCGCACGCGCCACAGCCTGCTGGTGCGCATGCCCCAGGCGTTCGTCGAGCCGCAGAAGCTGCTGGTGGAAGCCCTCTGGTATCAGCCGCAGTTCGTCTCCGAGGCCGTCGGCCGACTGAATGTCTCCACCCCGGGCCGCCACGTGGAGGGCCTGGGCTGGCAGCTGGTGGGCCGGCTCGAGTCGCACCGCGAGAGCTCGCTGCGCAACGACGTGGCGGGGTTGACCCGGCTGCTCGCGTGGAAGGTCAAGTCCACCCTCGAGCGCAACGAGCTGGCCGCCCTGTTGACCTACCTCGGCACTCCCTCCGAGGAGCCCTTCCGCCGCGTCATCCCGTGGATGCGCGAGCTCAAGGCCACGGTGGCCCCCGACGGCGCACTGCGCGGCTCGGGCCTGCTGCACGTCTACGAGCTGCTGCTGGAGCCCTTCGATGCCGGCGCCGAGCCCCTGGTGACCTGCTTCCTCGAGCAGGTGCAGCAGTTGCTGGAGGCGTGGAATGGCGAGGCCTCGGTGGTGCTGCGGCCCTCCATCGCCGGGGCGGGTTCGTTTCCGTTGAAGGTATCCTCATGA
- a CDS encoding GPW/gp25 family protein has product MTRPSFLDKFTSAWQRPDTQGELAQVRQNLESVLNTKEGFGYFVQGFGVGRYTAQFGTRELMKTLTDELLSSVRQFEPRLEDVELELRGRDSGLWLHFVLTGVLNGTPRTLRLLFHTVSGQVRVEEDEEG; this is encoded by the coding sequence ATGACGCGCCCCTCCTTCCTCGACAAGTTCACCAGTGCCTGGCAGCGCCCGGACACGCAGGGCGAGCTGGCGCAGGTGCGGCAGAACCTGGAGTCCGTCCTCAACACCAAGGAGGGGTTCGGCTACTTCGTCCAGGGCTTCGGGGTGGGGCGCTACACGGCGCAGTTCGGCACCCGTGAGCTGATGAAGACCCTCACCGACGAGCTGTTGAGCTCGGTGCGGCAGTTCGAGCCTCGCCTGGAGGATGTGGAGCTGGAGCTGCGTGGACGGGACTCGGGGCTGTGGCTGCACTTCGTCCTGACCGGCGTGCTGAATGGGACACCCCGCACGCTGCGTCTCCTCTTCCACACCGTGAGCGGTCAGGTGCGGGTGGAAGAAGATGAGGAGGGGTGA
- the tssK gene encoding type VI secretion system baseplate subunit TssK — protein MQRSKLARVRWQVGQTLLPEHFRAQDEALSAEARLHAELSGLPQVGIASLAWSEALLAEGSLSISSLTAVLPGGFLVDVPGNAALPSFSLEATGRAEVTVFLHLLEDTRGTEGVPLYADEPPNVQRVLRRLLLSSEQSVDRALSSLELVAFSKNLDGTWRPSTRKVPPLLLVGPNPFLNGLLAELDSLLEKAHGQFRTLLLDSYQRSERLASARRTLLEVRRLQALRTDMRNGISPHPYSFFDALRQFYFEVCCYLELEPAGEMPTYLHDDPGAGMWGWMELLNRAFRPEDTRLTYKTFECRDGQFILSPLPTLEAGVESELYLLVRSEDPSQPPSLEGVKVASPSRLPAVRRLALRGIPFQHVPHPAFPHAFGPEISWYKLSLGEEWQYALRDNGMAFYVTPALQGTQVFLFWRRA, from the coding sequence ATGCAGCGCTCCAAGCTCGCGCGGGTCCGCTGGCAGGTTGGCCAGACGCTCCTTCCCGAGCACTTTCGCGCCCAGGACGAAGCCCTCTCGGCGGAGGCGCGGCTGCATGCCGAGCTGTCCGGATTGCCTCAGGTCGGTATCGCCTCGCTCGCCTGGAGCGAGGCGCTGCTGGCCGAGGGCAGTCTCTCCATCTCATCCCTGACCGCCGTCCTGCCGGGCGGCTTCCTGGTGGACGTGCCGGGCAATGCCGCCCTGCCGTCCTTCTCCCTGGAGGCCACCGGGCGCGCGGAGGTCACCGTCTTCCTGCACCTGCTGGAGGACACCCGCGGTACCGAGGGCGTGCCGCTCTACGCGGACGAGCCCCCCAACGTGCAGCGCGTGCTGCGCCGGCTGCTCCTCTCCAGCGAGCAGTCCGTGGACCGGGCCCTCTCCTCCCTGGAGCTGGTGGCCTTCTCCAAGAACCTCGATGGCACCTGGCGGCCCTCCACCCGGAAGGTGCCGCCGCTGCTGCTGGTGGGCCCCAATCCCTTCCTCAACGGGTTGCTCGCGGAGCTGGACTCGTTGCTGGAGAAGGCCCACGGCCAGTTCCGCACGCTCCTGCTGGACAGCTACCAGCGCAGTGAGCGGCTCGCCAGCGCCCGCCGCACCCTGCTCGAGGTGCGCCGCCTGCAGGCCCTGCGCACCGACATGCGCAACGGCATCAGTCCTCACCCGTACTCCTTCTTCGACGCCCTCCGCCAGTTCTACTTCGAGGTGTGCTGCTACCTGGAGCTGGAGCCCGCTGGCGAGATGCCCACCTACCTCCACGATGATCCGGGTGCCGGAATGTGGGGGTGGATGGAGCTGCTCAACCGCGCCTTCCGTCCCGAGGACACGCGGCTCACCTACAAGACCTTCGAGTGCCGGGACGGGCAGTTCATCCTCTCGCCCCTGCCCACGCTGGAGGCGGGCGTGGAGAGCGAGCTGTACCTGCTGGTGCGCAGCGAGGACCCCAGCCAGCCGCCTTCCCTGGAGGGCGTGAAGGTGGCGAGTCCCTCCCGCCTGCCCGCGGTGCGCCGGCTGGCGCTCCGGGGCATTCCCTTCCAGCACGTGCCGCACCCCGCCTTCCCCCACGCCTTCGGCCCGGAGATCTCCTGGTACAAGCTGTCGCTGGGCGAGGAGTGGCAGTACGCCCTGCGCGACAACGGCATGGCCTTCTACGTCACCCCGGCGCTGCAGGGCACCCAGGTGTTCCTCTTCTGGCGAAGGGCTTGA
- the tssC gene encoding type VI secretion system contractile sheath large subunit, whose product MAVEKDYLSELFKVRGLEMPTSAQPMIGTGLVPVSSNEIQVPGDERFMSSLAALLYNVEPIQDDVGQVRFDKGEVLKAVARIDELIEAQLNEILHHEKFQQMEAAWRGLEDLVNNTNFQADITIDLLDVAKEELAEDFEKNSSSIFSSALFDKMYIKEYDQFGGRPYGVMLGLYDFSASRADLTWLERMATVANAAHCPFISAASPKFFDCETVEQLESLKNLDGVLSHPRYSKWHELRDKEEAAYIGLTLPRYVVRLPWDPESNPCDVLNFKEDAQGDSKKYLWGNSAFLLGRNLVKSFELSGWCQSIRGPKSGGLVTGLPVDTFTLRGQKMIQAPVEIAIPDYREYEFARNGFIPLVYRKSSGEAAFFSTQSIKQARKFKDPKDSENSQLVTNLAYTFSITRLAHYVKSIMRDNIGSTADAGYVQRQLESWLSGYVTTVTNPDDVTLRRFPFKAVSVQVESRAGEIGWYDCKVAVLPHIQFEGLNVELMLESRLG is encoded by the coding sequence ATGGCCGTCGAAAAAGATTACCTCAGTGAGCTGTTCAAGGTCCGCGGGCTCGAGATGCCCACCAGCGCCCAGCCGATGATCGGCACCGGCCTGGTTCCTGTTTCCTCCAACGAGATTCAGGTCCCGGGCGACGAGCGCTTCATGTCCTCCCTGGCGGCGCTGCTCTACAACGTCGAGCCCATCCAGGACGACGTGGGGCAGGTCCGCTTCGACAAGGGCGAAGTGCTCAAGGCCGTCGCGCGCATCGATGAGCTCATCGAGGCGCAGCTCAACGAGATCCTCCACCACGAGAAGTTCCAGCAGATGGAGGCGGCCTGGCGCGGCCTCGAGGATCTCGTCAACAACACCAACTTCCAGGCCGACATCACCATCGACCTCCTGGATGTGGCCAAGGAGGAGCTGGCCGAGGACTTCGAGAAGAACTCGAGCAGCATCTTCTCCAGCGCCCTCTTCGACAAGATGTACATCAAGGAGTACGACCAGTTCGGCGGCCGTCCCTACGGCGTCATGCTGGGCCTGTACGACTTCTCCGCCTCGCGCGCGGACCTCACCTGGCTGGAGCGCATGGCCACGGTGGCCAACGCCGCCCACTGCCCGTTCATCTCCGCCGCCAGCCCCAAGTTCTTCGACTGCGAGACCGTCGAGCAGCTCGAGTCGCTCAAGAACCTGGATGGCGTGCTGAGCCACCCGCGCTACAGCAAGTGGCACGAGCTGCGCGACAAGGAAGAGGCGGCCTACATCGGCCTGACGCTGCCGCGCTACGTGGTGCGCCTGCCGTGGGATCCGGAGAGCAACCCCTGCGACGTGCTCAACTTCAAGGAGGACGCCCAGGGCGACTCCAAGAAGTACCTGTGGGGTAACTCGGCCTTCCTGCTGGGCCGCAACCTGGTGAAGTCCTTCGAGCTGTCCGGCTGGTGCCAGTCCATTCGTGGCCCCAAGAGCGGCGGCCTCGTCACCGGCCTGCCGGTGGACACCTTCACCCTGCGCGGGCAGAAGATGATCCAGGCCCCGGTGGAGATCGCCATCCCGGACTACCGCGAGTACGAGTTCGCCCGCAACGGCTTCATCCCGCTGGTGTACCGCAAATCCTCCGGCGAGGCGGCCTTCTTCAGCACCCAGTCCATCAAGCAGGCCAGGAAGTTCAAGGACCCCAAGGACTCGGAGAACTCGCAGCTCGTCACCAACCTGGCCTACACCTTCTCCATCACCCGGCTGGCGCACTACGTGAAGAGCATCATGCGCGACAACATCGGCAGCACCGCCGATGCCGGCTACGTCCAGCGGCAGCTCGAGTCCTGGTTGTCGGGGTACGTCACCACCGTGACGAACCCGGACGACGTGACGCTGCGGCGTTTCCCCTTCAAGGCCGTCAGCGTCCAGGTAGAATCGCGCGCTGGAGAAATCGGCTGGTACGACTGCAAGGTGGCCGTCCTTCCGCACATCCAGTTCGAAGGCCTCAATGTGGAGTTGATGTTGGAGTCCCGCCTGGGATAG
- the tssB gene encoding type VI secretion system contractile sheath small subunit: MPIQDKLPKSRITLVYRTKINGQQEDVKLPFRVVVLGDFSLGSSTDRQVDLEERKMRSVTGSNINDLMKDMAMSLSFDVVDKVSADGEGRMQIDLPINRMKSFHPDEIVHHVPKLKALMLLRKLLLEMQADIDNRKELRRTLYELFSNKEQLQKLLESDQLKSYVSMRLPKAAPQSTQPALAAANAAAAKA; the protein is encoded by the coding sequence GTGCCCATTCAGGACAAGCTGCCGAAGTCTCGTATCACTCTCGTCTATCGCACCAAGATCAACGGCCAGCAGGAGGACGTGAAGCTGCCCTTCCGCGTCGTGGTGCTGGGTGATTTCTCGCTCGGGAGCTCCACGGACCGGCAGGTGGACCTGGAGGAGCGCAAGATGCGCTCCGTCACCGGCTCCAACATCAACGATCTGATGAAGGACATGGCCATGTCCCTCTCGTTCGATGTGGTCGACAAGGTCAGCGCCGATGGTGAGGGGCGGATGCAGATCGATCTGCCCATCAACCGGATGAAGTCCTTCCACCCGGACGAGATCGTCCACCACGTGCCCAAGCTCAAGGCGCTGATGCTGCTGCGCAAGCTGCTGCTGGAGATGCAGGCGGACATCGACAACCGCAAGGAGCTGCGGCGCACGCTCTACGAGCTCTTCTCCAACAAGGAGCAGCTGCAGAAGCTCCTGGAGAGCGATCAGCTCAAGAGCTACGTGTCCATGCGCCTGCCCAAGGCGGCTCCTCAGTCCACTCAGCCCGCGCTCGCCGCCGCGAACGCCGCGGCTGCCAAGGCCTGA